A segment of the Anopheles cruzii chromosome 2, idAnoCruzAS_RS32_06, whole genome shotgun sequence genome:
GCTACAGTCACTGGATCCCCTTGAGGACGTCGAGTACTTGGAGCTGGAAGTGCACTCAAATGTTTCACTTGCGACGCGATCACAACTAGCACTGTACACTTCGTTTGTCGTGTTCAGGAGACAACTGGAGGGAATGGCATACTCGTGCTGCCGATCAGCGGCCTTTTGCCCGAGCTCGTTTACTCGCCTTTCCGGCGGTTGGTGAGTGTTTTGATGCTGGGTGGTGTTGTATTTACAATTATTAACCGTATCGTAGTTATCACAGTTTCGCGGACAGTTGCCGATTGTGGCGTAACTGTGCTGCTCTAGCCGGGTGACCGCGACTGGTGGCCCGATTGCTACGGAAGGCAGCGTATCAAGTGTGCCAGCTGGACACCCAGGAGGAAGACGTCGCCGGCCAGCCGTGTTGTATTCATTTGCGGTGGCGTAAATGTTGATCGCTGACCGTTTCTTTAGACAGTTGCTCTTCTTTACTTGCGGCATTGCGATGCGAAGCTTCTGCCAAAACTTTTTGTCATCCCACTCGATGCACGTGTTTGTGCGCAGGTACAAACGCAAATCGGCGTCGAGATCACGTTGCGGAAGGTCTCCGTACAAGATGATGATCAGCTTTCTGCGGCGCTTTAACACCTCGTGAACGGCACCCTTGAACTCGAACCGCGTCCACTCGTTGTATAGAAAGTTCTTGGAAAGCACTAAAACAGCACGCTTCGAACTCTCGACCGCTTCGACGATCGTATCTGCGAGAAAGGAACCTGCGTTGAAGTCCCTGTAGTGCAGGCACAATCGGAAACCAACATCATTTTCGAGAGTCGCTGCTAGTATTTGATTTACGAAGTGCTCGTCCTGTAGCGAGTACGTTATGTACGCATCATATAGCCGATCTTTGTCGTACTCATTCACGAACGTACTGGACTTGTAGCACAGCGAACCAAGGCAGCCTGAATGAACCCACACTTTCAACTCCTTTCTGTAACAGAACAAGCCGAATattaaaccaaaaaacccgacGAACGCACATGTAGCAACTAatagcagcggcagcatatCTTCTATCTCCTGTGTATGTACGATCGAGGACATTCCTTCGCGGAAAGTAcatttggttccatttttttctttcaggATACTCGTAAGGTTGTTGTAAACACAGGAAATTTCGTTCGCGTCCACTATCTTGTCGGCGTTGGACTGCAGGTACACCCGAAGCTTGTTGAGAAATCCGCAATCACATGTCCATGCGTTGTTTGCGAGAGCGATCTCCACAAGATATGGATTTGCTGCCAGCTGCCAAACTTCGAAGCTAGTTATACGGTTTCCATCCAATCGCAGCACTTCCAGCTTACGCAACTCGCTGAACGTGTGATCTTCAATGTGCGAAATCCGGTTACCCTGCAGATACAGCTCACGGAGACTCTCAAGGGCACCAAATTCGTAGCCGTACAATTTTTGTATAACGTTGAACTCTAAATGTAAAGTTATAAGTCGGCGCAATCCTATGAAGGTCGTGTTGTATAACATTGCGATGTTGGAGTGGTTGCCGTATAAAACACGCAAGTTTTTGCGACCGATAAAACTGTGGCCAGATAGTTCGACCAGATTATTGCCGTCAAGATAAACCTCCGTCGTGTCCATGGGGATGTTATTCGGGATATCGGTATAGCCAGCGGCTGAGCAATCAACAATGTTTGTAGACCAGCTGTTGTCGTGATAGCAGTGGCAGTTATTCGGACAGGTCATTTCGCAGTCACACGCATCAAACTCGCAACAATGGCATAGTGCGAAACAGTGTGTGTTGTAGCTGCACAGAAAGTGCTTTGGCTCAGCTTCTATAAGCGCGACATAGGAGCGTTCGCGGTTGTACATTAATTTGCAGTACACTGTTTCAATGTCGTTGATGGTCGGATACTGCCGCGAGGTGACATGGTTAATCTTCTGCAACCAATCGATGTTGCAGTCGCAGACGAATGGATTTCCACCGATGTAAAATTCCGGAAGCTGCTTGtcttccggaaccggttgcaGTCGCAACGCCTTGATGTCCAATCCAGTGAGCTGGTTGGCGTATAAATCTACGCGGGTGAGGTTCGTCTTCTGCATGAAACAGTGGGGCTCTAAGTGCACTATCAGATTATCGTTCAGAAATAGAAACTCGATACTGTTGGGGATGGTTGCTGGCGTCACTCTTGTAAGTTGGTTGAAGCTGGCATCGAGTGTCTGCAGGTGAAGCTGGGAATCCATGGCGTAACGATTTGTCAGCTCCGTTAGCTCATTTTTGTGTAGATCGAGCCATTGCAGATGAGAAGGAATCTGCGAGTAGTCGAAGTGCTCAAGCCGATTATCGGATATGTTAAGCCAGACGAGGCTTGGCATATTTGTAAATAGACCACCTATGTCGGTCAATAGATTGCCATCTAGTCGAATAGCTTGCACGCTAACAGCCGCCTCAAAAGCACCCTTCTCGATATGAGTTATTTTGTTGCGCGCAATGTTCAAAATTTGCAAACTCGGTAGATCTTTGAATGCTTTGCGGGTAATATTTTCGACATTGTTGCTTATCAAACGCAGTCCATACAGATTATTCATTCCTCTGAAACCAGGCTCTTCGATGACACTGATGGAATTTTCTCCGAGATCAACCGTACGTAACAATCGCATGTCTTTTAGCGCCAAAGGCACCTGAGATAGCTCATTTCCGTTCAGGTTCAGATCCTGCAGTGAACTGCAGTTCCGAAATGCTTCAGGGTGCACGCCCGTAAGAGCATTGTTGTCCAGCGATAGAAGTGACAGAGCATATAGTCCATTCAGCGAGTAAGCATCAAGGTATTTGATCTTGTTGTGCGATAATAGTAAAGTATGCAAATTGTTCATCGGCGAGAACGTATCCGCCGCAATGTTGTCCAGCTGGTTGTGGCGCAGATTGAGAATTTGTAGTGTATAGAGATCCGAAAAAATTTCAGATTCTAGTTTGGTAATTTTGTTGTCCGCTAGATTGAGCAACACCAATCGAATCAACCCAGCGAATGTCTCCCGATTCACCCAGGCCGACGTTAGCTGATTTATCGATAGATCCAATGCTTGCAGTTGCTCTAGCTTTGAAAACAATCCCGGAGACAGCACGCTGATCGAGTTGTTCTGCAAGTATATTTCCTGAATCGATTGCGCTGGGTCTTTGAACAAATCCGTGGGCAAAGCAACGATTTTGTTCGAACTTAGATCCACAACCTGCAAGTCTTTCAATCCGTTCAATGCCTTATCACCAACCATGGAAATTTCGTTGTCATGAATTTTCAGCAGCTTCAAGCGCTTAAGCATACCAAAACCAGCGGCCGGTAGTAGCACAAAGTGGTTCCGTGACACATCTAAATCCTCCAGGTCCAAAGCGCAGCTGATGGGTGGTGCCACCGAACCTGTGATGTTGCCGTCATCCTTCCCGTGCTTGAGCTCTCGGAATCCGAGATCATTCACGTCTTGCAATCGATTGCAACTGATGTTCAGCGATCGCAACCCATTGAGAGGACAGAAGAGATGATCGGGTAGCGACCAGATGTTGTTCATGCTCAAGTCAAGCATCTCCAAACCGCGTGTGTGACCGAACGCGGTAGGTTCAATCTCGAGGCTCAGTTCCGGCCAGTTGATGTTGTGCGTACGGATGGTGAAGTTTCGTAGTTCTCCTAACCCACTGAGCACCTCACTGGAGAACTTGGCAATTTTGCAGAATTCTAACGACAGCCGCTTGAGTCGCACCAGATGAGCAAAAGATTTTGGCTGCAATTTGCTGCGCGCCAAAATTGCATCGTTACACAGGATCGACAGTGCGGCCGTATGCTCCGCGGGTATAACACTGAAGTTCGTATTATCAAACTCACTATTCACCGTTCGCAGATTGCATATCAGATCCACATCGTTATCGGGGAGCACACGGTATTTGCAGTCGTCCGGTGCATCGTATCGAACACTGCCGGATTCTGCCGATCCCGTCGCATAGTATCGGGACTCGACTGAATCGCTGTAATTCACCGATACGAGCAGCAGTAAGGCAGGCAAAAGCAGCTCACGACTCATGTTGTGGCTCCGCGTCATACACAAAGATGACCAGATCGAGTATCAGTCGCCGTATACATAAATACACtaatttaatttctcttcTTATTCTGAACTCCCACACGCAACTCACATGGGACAGCCGAGCTGGTATTCATTCGCATAACCGTTGGACAAGGCTCACAACCATGTTAAACATGTAGTTTCACATTCCTTTAACACTGCCGTTGATGGATTCTTTTCCATAAATGAACTTCGAGGCTTTGGAGTATTTTTCTCACGCGTGTGGTTCTGTTATTAACGATCACATAATCTATTCACTCAAATTATTACGGAAGGATGCAACATAATTGCCACAAATTAGTAAAAGCAACTGAACTATTTACACTTTGGATTTCTTCGACGGTACGGTGTTATTCTTTTATCCGACACATAACAAAATCCACTATGGAAAAATCCTAAAATATACGTTGTTTTCCCGATGCTTGCTGGTTTTGTACTGATTCATTCGACACAAAATTTATGATCACCCTTGGAAGCACTGAACATACATTGAGCATCGGAGAGAAGCACTGAACATACATTGAGCATCGGAGAGATTTCCTGATGAGATGGTCTCACACACACTACCAATCTAACGAAATTGCTTGTGTTTTCATATCGTCCTATTTCGCTTTTACTGCTAGCTCTATGCTCTTCTCAAACATAACGTATCCACAGGCTCTCTCTACTCCCTTGTGTTTTCTCTTCATGCTTCCAGATTATGAACGCTCTCCGCAGTCTCCACAGATTTTAACCCCGCAGCACTCCGCAGCGCTGCTCTTAGCTCTTATGTTCATTTGTTCACGTGGGTCAAGCATGCTGCAGTAACATGTTGGATGAGTTGTTCCGTATTTTATTCAACGCCGTTTGGTTTGGGTAAGATTTCTGCAGTAGAAAGTAGGAGAAAAAGTGTTTGTAATAAAAAGTTGAACGTTCTCTCTACAATAGATACTAAAAATAATTCTGTAGAACGAATTTCGATACAAAGATGAAcataaaatgcaacaaattagCTTTATTGTTTCATTCCAGTAACGAACTCTGctgtttttgttgtctttGAAACCGAACTAGAACACGATTTGGTAGTTTCCTTATTTGGTTAATCAAACATGTATTTTGAATGACATTTCTGACGTAATGTAAACTTCAAATCGAATAATTATAACTCGATGTATGCCTTCGACAGCTCAGTACTTTTGCAAAGCTGATACGCTAATAGGACATCGGTCTGTTACATTTATCTACTTTTTACAAACGATTAAGGTTGGGAAATTGCATATTGTATCGCATGCAAAATTTAAAGTCCTTAATCTGCTCCTGAATAGTTCCGTAAATTCGTACGTGCATACAGTATGTCGGTGAACAATCCATCACCCGACGACAGGCACTGCAATCGCATGCCAATGACGTCTTCCCAGTCCACGTATCGAGCATCAGATCGGATTTAAATGAACGAACGTGGTTTGGGCATGCACTTTTGCACCGATAAAGTGCACTTAAATCAAAATCTCATTAAAATTACATTAATTGTCCAATGGCAATAACACAAATTGAACAGCTGCAAAGCGGGACAGTTTGTTCGGCTTCCCGGTTTGCCTGGATGTCCGGTTGTAAATCCCTTCTCAGTGCTCGTACAACAAAACCTCAAATAGCCGTAATAAGCAACAATCCGCGACCAAACTCCTCGCTCGGTCGAATATCCCGATGCGAAAACAAATTCGCTGATTTTCGCTTGCAGCGACTAGAAAGAAACAGTATCTCGCCCCTTttcaaaatataaaaaacaaattaatattcataaaaaTTCAAGAAAGTTTAATCAGTATTAAGAAAGTTTTAATCAGTTTTATCAGGCAACTAATGTCGCTTACAGTGCACTACAGAGGGTATTTTACTTAGTTTGATCGTGTTCAAATGTTTAATAACATCCACAATTAAATGATTAGTTTTGTCAGTAAAAGTGTGCCTTAGCTCTAGGTGGACTGCCGTAAAGCGTTTCGGTGACTATATTTTGTTAAGAATGTATTTATCATCTGCAAATTGGTACGATTGCGTACGGCTCAAAGACTTAGCATGCTCACACCCTTTGCAAGGTGTAATGTGTAAATCATTTCGGATATAACCAAAAATCGTTACTTCAGTATCCTGGAACACGAATCCATAGAATAATGTTGGTAGAATTTGCATGCATTTAGAAAGCATATCAAACCAGAAAGGCAGCAAGTTTATGTTATACGAAGTATTCGTGTATTCACAACGATTTTGGAGATCCCGAGCTTGTGGTAAAGGATCAAGTGCGACCCTGTTAGCCACGCTGCTTTTGAATTGGACTCTGTCAACAACAGGGTTTGAATACTGTATTTAAAGCGCATTACTCATACGTATATGAAACCCGCATGCCTCGAGCCAGCTTCGTTTAACTCAATCAGCCGTTCGAATACATCGTGGGACTTCGATCCCATCCGTTAAAATTGATACCGTTGTTTTTAAACACCCGTTCCATCGTTCGCCGCTCGGGCTCTGTTACCAAACCGGAGCAAGAGTTTTTACATGGTCAGTGATATGGTCATATTTCCTACACATTTCATTCAGTAAGAGAAAACGAAGCGCTGAAAAACGCAGCACAATTTAATCGCAGAATGCAATAAACTGGAGCAGCAGCGTTCCTCGATATAATATTCCTTCGCAACGATTCAGCACCAGAACCAGAGTGTATTCAGGAAAATATCGGAGTTATAAAATTATACATGCAACTGATGGCAACTGTAACAAAATTATAGACGACAAAATATACAACAGAAATGTTGTGATATGTTTTGTAATGATCCTAAACATTCTCGACACACGTTGCCGtaaatatattattttttcataaacTAAAGTAAACCTTAGCAAATTATCCTGACACTGATACCGAACAATGTTAGCGTTCAGGTAAACTTTATCATTCCCTTTCTCTTTTCGCCGTGATTTTTCAACAATCTAGGTGTTTAAGTAAGATACACACATTTCTCGGTTTCTCGGCTCAGTGGCGAGAAAATCAAGCAATCAACGAAAATAATACGAGCGTAGGTAGACAACATTCCAGTTACTCTGCACTTTGcttagaaagaaaaacattcgtGTAAATCGCAGTTCCTAAAAAAGCGTCCTATAATTGCTTGGCCTGTTACCCGTAACATTTgctctttgttttgcttctcaATGCGGTACAATTAAGTCACAAACCGGTGAAAAGTGAGAAATTTCCTGCGTAAAGCAGTATTATTTCACATAGTGAGAAGAGAATCTCAATCGCATAACCTCGCATAAGAGCATAAAAATTGTGtggtgtcagtgtgtgtgacTTTTGATTGCTGTTCGTAATTCACTCACACATACGTAGCATCATCCggattatttatgttttgtgtaGAATTTTTCCAGTGTAGAGTTTGAGAGCGGCTCTCTTCTCTCTCATGAGAAATAGTGCAACGCAAACGTGGAAACGTGTAACAATATGACGGCGGATTATGTTTCTGCGAGCGACAGtgtgtaaaaacaaaacaaaaaattcgGTTGCATAGATGTGTGAGTGAAATGGTGTTCCGAGGCAACTTCAATACGAAAGCAACGACAAACGGTGCATCGAGAATAATTTAATCCTGTTTCCAAAGACAACCAGCTATTGCATAACTATTCTGAAATAGCCTGTTTAGCGCCTGCCGATGATGCTTTTCGCCATGTTCGACTTCTTCaccgcaaaacaaacaaacttagACAGCAGGTTGGCGAGGACTGCACAGAAAAGGAATTCTTTCGCAAATACATTCAATCGAGCACTATGTCCACAGCGAGCCCTTCGTCAAATCTTCGCCAAATACAACTCCCAGTCCCCGTACTCTCTGCCGCACGTACTTCTCGCAGGAACTGACGGCAAGCGTAATTCAGCAGATATTTCAATGTCGAAGGTTTGTCGCCTTCTCTAAGGATATTAGAATTTCAGACACGTCATTGATGTTGAGTCAAAAGTGTTCCAATTAAGTGGGATACATCCTCAACGCTTTGGAACGGTCTACAATCCTTTCTTTCCCTTCGTTGTGTTATGCCAACAGTAAAGGACGGTGACTAATAGTTTAACCGAATTAGAAGCAAACCCGGAAAATCGAGACGTTGGGACGCAAAACCTAAAAGCTTAGAACAATTTATAACACCTTAGGATGTCGTAAAAATTAGCAGTAGACGCAAGCAAACGATTAAAGTTGCTGATTAGCTAGAAACAAGAAGGAATAACGTTGTTTGTAGTTATCGTTAGTTGAGAAATCCAATTTTTCCACACTTTTTACGTTCAAAGATAAACTACGTATTTCGAATGGAAAGTTTAACATTTTTTGACAGGTCTATATATTAATCGTGGGGAATTAAGTGATGTGAGTCCACTCGAAATCACTTCGTCATATACTTCTGTATGTTAAACACTGTTACTTCAGTTTACATTTACTCGATGAACATATTTCTGATAAGCTAGAAAGTATTGCACGTTGAACAACGTACACAATACCCTGTGTATGAATATGCAGCCCCATGGATAAATCTTTTCTCTTAAGTCTTGCAACCAACAGTTAAAACACGACAAACCGATTTTTCTTGATAAACTTTTGCTTGACTTGGCTGAACGATCATAATATGCCGTTGCCATGATGTTATACATAACTGGTTTCCGCGGTCTATGCCAAAAACAGTGAGGTGATTCTCTTCGTCCTCTGCCAGCAAAAAGATTGTTTGTGCTTTGTACTAGAGCGCTGTTCCATTTTTGCGTGTTTGTGTACATTGAACGTGTGTTTGAGAGTATGTGGCGACTACAGAAGCCCAAACATTTCATCTCATCGCAAGTGATATTATTGTTAGTCAGCATGTTTTTTCTAACCAGCGGCCAGCAGTCCTTAACCGCATTCGCTACCACCCCATATCCAGCGTACTGCAGCAGCGAGAAAAGTTATCTCATTTTAGCAAGCCGTCGTTGGCAGTCTCACTTTGCTGTCTGGAAAACTCGGATCTTTGACAACGTGCCACTGATAAGAACACCTCAGCTTGCGTCTCGTAACCTTCTACCGCAAGTTGTCAATATCATGCTACTCGGCTGCCGGTCTGCTGCCTTCTTTGCCATGCCTTCAAAAGTCAAAAAGTCTCCAAGTGTTACCCTTCGCTTGCGATTTTCATTCTCTCGATTTCGATTGCTTCACGGAGCCATGTTTCTTGTGCGCGTGTGTCTACGGAAAGTCATCACGACAGAGGTATTAGGGACACTGAAAACTTTACCGTTTCATCCACATGGTTCTGCGGCCAAATATGCCGGGCTGGTAGCGAGAAAAAGTTTTATAAAATTATAAAGATGCcaaaaattattattgttattattatggGCACTTTATTTGTACCGTCCTTATTCGTATCATTTGCGCAATGACAGACGAACACTAGATCTCCAACGTGtcaccatcaacatcatcatcatttttggTCGTTTTATCGCAAGCAACTTGAGACGAAACTTGGCATCATTCCAAACCATGGCGCAGAAGTCAAACAAATTTAAAGCTTCGAATAGTCGGCACATTATATAATGCGgttgttcccattttttctcttttccatcCCTGTTGCTTTTCATCATATTTTTTCTGCTACTTAAACTATagttttcaaaaaaaatctaaacaaaataaagccaAAACCATAAAATCGCAAACTGTGAAATTGTCGGTAAAGTCTCGGTTAAACAACCTCAGCGATTTTTGAAACTAAAATTAATACTCAACAGAAGTAAAAAAACACTGTGATGTTAATTTCATGCGATAATGCAAAGACTATTGTCTACTTGCTAGAGAAGTTACCATAGTGAAATATATGGGATTTCCCAAACTTGCAATAAATCGATCCACTCCATTCTCTTGTTTCGCGTATTCTGTCCAATTTTAGTCGGCATTTGACCGTAGTCTGCTGGGTCCAGTCGGAAAAGAATTTATGCTCTGCAGCGAGATGACAACTTAATGGCACTTCAGTTTCCGGGTGAggtataatttttttttctcggctTTTCATCGGCTTCTCATTACAAAAGGTGGATGTAGAAAATATATGAGCGGGACCATTCGAACGCCTCCTGACGCTATAGGCTGCTAGGTTGGAACTTATGCCAGATGGTGGACATGTCAGCTGTGGTGAGGTGTGAAAAGAGAAGTCCGTATCGGAATTCCACACTGCACACTGTGTTTCTCGTTGAGATCAACAGAAGAAGCACATATAAGTTTATCAGGACTATTTTGCTTTGGCAGACTAGACAAAGTATCTATTCGATCTTGTTTTGACACCAGCACTGTatatagttttgttttaatgtgtCGGTAACGTTGATGTTCGCTGTAAGGCCTGTTGACGGTAAAGCTTACCATTCACACAAAAGCAACGATTTATTCTTttcaaattatgctttttgTTGAAGCGGAGATAAACATTCTGATACTGGGTTTGTTTTCCGAAGACAGAACAGTGTCAAGGTCTCAATCACTTTACAGTCGATATCTCATTCAGTAAGAGCTTGTTTCCAACTACTCTTCCTTTTCTAACGTTCGATTTATTGCCCGCACATAATTAGCGCCAATCAATGAGACCAGCCATTCGCCATAGCAGTGTCGCGAACCTACATTACATCAATTACCATCAGCGGAGTCACACTTTTTTCCTGTCATATATATTTACACCTCCTTTCCAAGAGCTTTCTTACTGAATCCTTACTGTTACTGAAGTTCCTTACTGCTTCCAGCTGCCGTTAAAAACTGTTTGAGTAAAATTGTATTCCTATATCTCTAGCTCTAGCCAAAGTATGCATTCGACGAACATTTCCATCAATGCGAAGTTGGCAAGCAACGTGAAAAAATACATATGCGTTATACACCCCCGATCCTTAGGTGCGTGTTCTCGACGTTTGGTGCATGAAAcaattgttgattgattttggtTGAGCTAAAGCTTCTGTTAACTCAGCGGGGCGCTCACACACCATTTGCAGTGTGGCAAAAGACTTTGAAAATCGTGGGATATgtgaagaaagaaacggaGTGCATGTATGTTACACAAGAAGGCAATCTTCCGAATGCCCGGCAGGAGTGCCACCACGGTGATTCCAATGCTTTCCGTTATCGATTACATATGTTAAGCACTTCACAGTTCATTAATCTTggacaaaaaagggcaaaaactAGGGATTTCAATGGAAATTAGGCTTCATGCACAAAATATCTGCAATGCGGATACTTTATTTTATAAAGTAACATGAAATTTGACGACCGCTTCTCCTTGGGatttttttaagaaaaaagTTGCTGCTGTACGTTACGAAAAAAACTTATGAACCTCTCTTGCCAACAGCCAGTATAATTATACTGCTTTATTTTGAAGTATCTTTCGGATCTGCTTGAATAGATCTTCTTCGTGCGTTTATAAATACTGGGGAAAAATGAGTCTCAGCAGCATACTATTGAGCTTCCTACCGAATGTTGGAGATAACACACTTACATGCCATGATTTTGAGACTTCATTTCGGAAAGCTTCAGTTTTTCCTCTTGCTTTATGATTTTTAGAAAGTGTCCTATTCGTTTGAAACCGGTTTTGCTTCGAtagacatttttcttctcttcagATCTCATTTCAACGTATGCGGGCGGTCGAACAGAATTTGACACACTGCAAGCGAACGaaagatgaaagaaaaacgaaatggcCTGGAACATTTTCACCTCGCTTCTACCGTATTGAAACACATGGTCGCATAATTGCCACGAACATTACAATGACAAGGACAGCTATTTCCAAGCGAAGCAGAGACAGACATGTCGAAGCCGCAAGGTTGAATCCGCATGCCCTTTCCTTGCTCAGAGTTCATGGTGGCCAAGATAAAAAGGACAAGAAAGATCTGGAAGTTCCGCTTCAAGGATAATTCGAAACGAATTGATTTGGACGATGGAACGATGCAAGACCCTTTAGAAAGAATAAACTCATCAGAGTTAACTGGGTGGTACACAAGACCCAAGTTCTTGCAAGAATGCAACCCTGTAATAGAATAGAGAAAAGAAGCCAGAATTAAGGAATATCATTCTATTGAGATGTATCTGCGATTATTCACGCGATATTGCGTTGAATAGAAAATGGCTTTTCACCAGTGGTTATTCAGCAGTGCGTAGTAAAGTGAAATGCTCAACCGAAGCTATGCATGCAGTAAGTTGCCCAGAAAGAAAACAGCTGCCGTCCTTTCGCAAGCTGCATGGTAGTTATAGCAGCAGTAGTTGTAATGCAATATTGAAATCGGTCGGCAACCACCATTGATTctaaagttaattaaaatcatAACAGTGCAACGATTGTCACAgaatcaatattttttaaatttgtttcccCATGTTTATGGCTTGCTTAAGTAAAAATTGCAGTGTTTCATGTTTAAATGATTTAGCACGAAGTACCTTacaaagcattaaaaaaatactatTGGGCGCCAAAATGACGTATTTTTGGTTCTAACAACACACCTTTTGCCTATGTACTTATATATTGTCCAGTTATCACTCGTACCATAACCTGGGTACAAGGTGACGTAAACCAAACCCGGTTGCGTTGATACGTATAGTTTTTTTCCACAGCAATAGCGGCTTCTAAGTCAGTTGGTGATATTTTATGCGTGTTAAAATACGATTCAAGACTCCATAAGTCTTGTTAAATCACCTTTGCAAAATGCTACTCCAATTCGGCTACCTTGCATCAAGGGCCGTGAAGCCTTTAATCAACGAATATATTAATTTGCGTTGAGCACCCCGTTTATTAGCAGCATTTCACAGCTAAAGGGGCAAAGGTTAAAGTAATTCACGTTGATTCCCCCTGTTGATGTTTAAATCAAGCTGCCAAATTCAGCATTGCTCGGTACACTTTTCCATGTACCTTGTCCACTTGACTGGAGTACTCTCCTGAGTTTTGTAGCAATCAGCGTTTACAAGATTTGTACCAAGTGAATAGAGTAAAGATGTCAAGATTACTGAAACTCATAACTCAAAAGTGCCGACTTTATTCGTACCTCATCCGGCTAACTGTAAAAAATATTGGATACCAATTGGATATGGGGCAATTGCtcaattatttcatttcactGTTCTATTTTCTTCCTATCCCCGTGCAGCCCTTGACGATTTTAAGAATCCATCTGGTACGGGTTTGTGATGCCCAAGATCGATTTCCCATATCTGTAAAACCCATTTATTCAGCTTCAGGTCTTTTTGAATTATCGTTTGAACACCCAGTAAAAGCtactaaaatttaaaaaaaatcattgaaataatttatgcaacacAGGTGCTTGGTGGCTTTTTAATCTTTGAGTGTAAACATTACAGATATGCCTAACTTGTGTTTCGAAATTGTGCATCACGAATCAAATTTTCAAGTTCTCTCATCTCAG
Coding sequences within it:
- the LOC128269372 gene encoding toll-like receptor 6; the protein is MTRSHNMSRELLLPALLLLVSVNYSDSVESRYYATGSAESGSVRYDAPDDCKYRVLPDNDVDLICNLRTVNSEFDNTNFSVIPAEHTAALSILCNDAILARSKLQPKSFAHLVRLKRLSLEFCKIAKFSSEVLSGLGELRNFTIRTHNINWPELSLEIEPTAFGHTRGLEMLDLSMNNIWSLPDHLFCPLNGLRSLNISCNRLQDVNDLGFRELKHGKDDGNITGSVAPPISCALDLEDLDVSRNHFVLLPAAGFGMLKRLKLLKIHDNEISMVGDKALNGLKDLQVVDLSSNKIVALPTDLFKDPAQSIQEIYLQNNSISVLSPGLFSKLEQLQALDLSINQLTSAWVNRETFAGLIRLVLLNLADNKITKLESEIFSDLYTLQILNLRHNQLDNIAADTFSPMNNLHTLLLSHNKIKYLDAYSLNGLYALSLLSLDNNALTGVHPEAFRNCSSLQDLNLNGNELSQVPLALKDMRLLRTVDLGENSISVIEEPGFRGMNNLYGLRLISNNVENITRKAFKDLPSLQILNIARNKITHIEKGAFEAAVSVQAIRLDGNLLTDIGGLFTNMPSLVWLNISDNRLEHFDYSQIPSHLQWLDLHKNELTELTNRYAMDSQLHLQTLDASFNQLTRVTPATIPNSIEFLFLNDNLIVHLEPHCFMQKTNLTRVDLYANQLTGLDIKALRLQPVPEDKQLPEFYIGGNPFVCDCNIDWLQKINHVTSRQYPTINDIETVYCKLMYNRERSYVALIEAEPKHFLCSYNTHCFALCHCCEFDACDCEMTCPNNCHCYHDNSWSTNIVDCSAAGYTDIPNNIPMDTTEVYLDGNNLVELSGHSFIGRKNLRVLYGNHSNIAMLYNTTFIGLRRLITLHLEFNVIQKLYGYEFGALESLRELYLQGNRISHIEDHTFSELRKLEVLRLDGNRITSFEVWQLAANPYLVEIALANNAWTCDCGFLNKLRVYLQSNADKIVDANEISCVYNNLTSILKEKNGTKCTFREGMSSIVHTQEIEDMLPLLLVATCAFVGFFGLIFGLFCYRKELKVWVHSGCLGSLCYKSSTFVNEYDKDRLYDAYITYSLQDEHFVNQILAATLENDVGFRLCLHYRDFNAGSFLADTIVEAVESSKRAVLVLSKNFLYNEWTRFEFKGAVHEVLKRRRKLIIILYGDLPQRDLDADLRLYLRTNTCIEWDDKKFWQKLRIAMPQVKKSNCLKKRSAINIYATANEYNTAGRRRLPPGCPAGTLDTLPSVAIGPPVAVTRLEQHSYATIGNCPRNCDNYDTVNNCKYNTTQHQNTHQPPERRVNELGQKAADRQHEYAIPSSCLLNTTNEVYSASCDRVASETFECTSSSKYSTSSRGSSDCSHSISSIHDVSGATAGQLPNGSCPPNGLSTTNFTYHHPTSSSRKPSNTGGGRSTKDASEASNSNANNFNDRRLPQAMWA